ATTTCTTCTTTTTACTACTCCTGTCATAAAACTTTTTCCTTCATTATAAATCATCCCATAAAAATGCAACGCCCCCTTTTTACAGGAGCTAGAAGCGCCCTCCACCATTTACTCCACCGTTACAGATTTAGCCAAATTACGAGGTTGATCCACATCCAAGCCACGCAGAGAAGCTATATAGTAAGAAAGTAATTGTAAGGGAATTACCGCTAAAATAGGGGAAAAAATCTCCTCCACTTCTGGCACTGTTAACAAATCTTGGAAGACATCTCCTTGATAACTAGGAGGCACAACACCAATCAAATGGGCATCCCTTGCCTTAGCTTCTTGCGCGTTGGAAAGTACTTTTTCATATACACTTCCTGCCATAGCAATGGCAACCACAGGCACATGACTATCAAGTAGGGCGATAGGTCCATGTTTCATTTCCCCCGCAGGATAGCCTTCCGCATGAATATAACTAATTTCTTTCAGTTTCAGCGCCCCTTCCAAGGCAATAGGAAAGTTAATTCCTCTTCCTAAGAAAATAAAATCTCTAGTTTCAGGAAAATGGTGTGCCAACTCTTGAATTTTTGGTTCTTCCGTTTGTAAAATTTTCTCAATTTGAATGGGTAACTGAGATAAACCAGCTAAAATTTCATCCATGCGAGAAGGAGAAATAGTTTTTCTTTGCCATGCCAAATCAAGGGCAAGGACATAAAACGCCATGACTTGTGCCACAAAAGTTTTTGTGGCTGCTACGCCAATTTCAATGCCAGCATAAGTATTAATTAATTGGTCAACCATTGTACCAAGGGTGCTTTCTGGGCGGTTGCTAATGCCGATAATACGAGGGCTATAAGTACCACCTTTGACAATGCGCCTCTGCCTTTCCATTTCCAGCGCCGCTAAGGTATCTGCCGTTTCTCCCGACTGAGTTACCCCAATCGTCATGGTATTGGCAATCATGGGGCTAGGTGCATAACGAAATTCTGAGGCATACTGCACAAAAGTAGGAATTTCCGCAATTTGTTCTAGTAAATATTTACCAACTAAACTAGCGTGCCATGAAGTCCCACAAGCGACAATTTGTATTTGCTGTAAGTCAGCAGTTAATTCAGACTTTAGATTTAAATTGAGGGGATGTTGCTCATTTTCCTCATGCCACTGAGGGTTAATATATGCTTCCAAGCAGGTGCGCACCACGGAAGGTTGTTCGTGAATTTCTTTGAGCATATAATGGCGAAAACCTTGTT
This DNA window, taken from Cyanobacterium sp. T60_A2020_053, encodes the following:
- the glmS gene encoding glutamine--fructose-6-phosphate transaminase (isomerizing); the protein is MCGIVGYIGTQIALDVLVSGLEKLEYRGYDSAGIATVYQNQLTTIKAKGKLHNLRTKLEKELNYAQVGIGHTRWATHGKPEEYNAHPHSDNKNKFAVVQNGIVENYQELRKELKEKGHNFVSDTDTEVIPHVIAEYYQPEIEDAFMEAVRKSVHRLEGAFAIGVLCADYPEELIVARQQAPLIIGFGQGEFFCASDVTALVNHTNAVLALENGEIARLTPLGVEIYDFDGKRLRKNPRILDWNPVTVEKQGFRHYMLKEIHEQPSVVRTCLEAYINPQWHEENEQHPLNLNLKSELTADLQQIQIVACGTSWHASLVGKYLLEQIAEIPTFVQYASEFRYAPSPMIANTMTIGVTQSGETADTLAALEMERQRRIVKGGTYSPRIIGISNRPESTLGTMVDQLINTYAGIEIGVAATKTFVAQVMAFYVLALDLAWQRKTISPSRMDEILAGLSQLPIQIEKILQTEEPKIQELAHHFPETRDFIFLGRGINFPIALEGALKLKEISYIHAEGYPAGEMKHGPIALLDSHVPVVAIAMAGSVYEKVLSNAQEAKARDAHLIGVVPPSYQGDVFQDLLTVPEVEEIFSPILAVIPLQLLSYYIASLRGLDVDQPRNLAKSVTVE